The following coding sequences lie in one Streptomyces venezuelae genomic window:
- the dacB gene encoding D-alanyl-D-alanine carboxypeptidase/D-alanyl-D-alanine-endopeptidase, whose protein sequence is MRQLPKPSATKLSGFSGKLTTWQLTAGSAAFGLVIAAGAVAAAGPWDSSGQRTAERDRAASQEAWGGADHAGRAPGSEPEAAPSAPSVLAGLGAPAGVAPAPTDSALAEVLDPLMRDPALGPKRSAVVLDAATGKPVYGKSAGDGLTPASTIKIATAVAALSAVGPDHRIATKTVIEPAGSSAAPDVVLVGGGDPTLTARKDGRYTDTAASLRTLAEDTARSLKSRGIDKIKLSYDTSLYSGPVQHPIGPNENITPVSALMADEGRLDDSTSGPAPRTADPAGEATRKFASFLRDKGIDTSTPPEATPGPSKASDRAEALAKVESPPLSALVERMLTHSDNDIAEALARQAAIAAKEPASFDGAGKAVRATLSKQKLPLSGTKFADGSGLDRADRVSAELLAALLDHAADPGRPELRSVVTGLPVAGFTGTLVDRYPKDSPGTGVVRAKTGTLTGVNSLAGTVVDADGRLLVFAFMTTGTTDPQSAQRALDHMASTVANCGCR, encoded by the coding sequence TTGAGACAGCTGCCAAAGCCTTCCGCCACCAAGCTCTCCGGGTTCTCCGGGAAGCTCACGACCTGGCAGCTCACAGCTGGGTCCGCCGCCTTCGGCCTGGTCATCGCGGCCGGGGCGGTGGCCGCGGCCGGCCCTTGGGACTCCTCCGGTCAGCGTACGGCGGAGCGGGACCGGGCCGCTTCCCAGGAGGCCTGGGGTGGCGCAGATCACGCTGGTCGGGCGCCCGGGAGCGAGCCCGAAGCGGCTCCGAGCGCCCCTTCGGTGCTCGCGGGGCTCGGCGCGCCCGCGGGGGTGGCACCGGCACCGACGGACTCCGCGCTGGCGGAGGTGCTCGATCCGCTCATGCGGGATCCGGCGCTCGGTCCGAAGCGGTCGGCCGTCGTGCTCGACGCGGCCACGGGGAAGCCCGTCTACGGCAAGAGCGCGGGCGACGGCCTGACGCCCGCGTCGACCATCAAGATCGCCACGGCCGTCGCGGCGCTGTCCGCGGTGGGCCCGGACCACCGCATCGCCACGAAGACGGTGATCGAACCCGCCGGCTCCTCGGCCGCTCCTGACGTCGTCCTGGTCGGCGGCGGCGACCCCACACTCACCGCCCGCAAGGACGGCCGCTACACGGACACGGCGGCGAGCCTGCGTACCCTCGCCGAGGACACGGCACGCTCCCTCAAGAGCCGCGGCATCGACAAGATCAAGCTCTCGTACGACACGTCGCTGTACTCCGGCCCCGTGCAGCACCCGATCGGCCCGAACGAGAACATCACGCCGGTCAGCGCCCTCATGGCCGACGAGGGCCGCCTGGACGACTCCACGAGCGGCCCCGCACCGCGCACGGCGGACCCGGCGGGCGAGGCGACGAGGAAATTCGCTTCGTTCCTCCGCGACAAGGGCATCGACACATCAACACCCCCCGAGGCGACCCCGGGCCCCTCCAAGGCATCGGACCGCGCCGAGGCCCTGGCGAAGGTCGAGTCGCCGCCGCTGTCGGCGCTGGTCGAACGGATGCTGACGCACAGCGACAACGACATCGCCGAGGCGCTGGCCCGCCAGGCGGCGATCGCCGCGAAGGAGCCGGCGAGCTTCGACGGCGCGGGCAAGGCGGTGCGCGCCACCCTCTCCAAGCAGAAACTCCCCCTCTCCGGCACGAAGTTCGCCGACGGCAGCGGCCTGGACCGTGCCGACCGCGTCTCCGCGGAGCTCCTCGCCGCGCTCCTGGACCACGCGGCGGACCCGGGCCGCCCCGAACTCCGCTCGGTCGTCACGGGCCTGCCCGTGGCGGGCTTCACCGGCACGCTCGTCGACCGCTACCCCAAGGACTCGCCGGGCACGGGGGTGGTCCGCGCCAAGACCGGCACGCTGACGGGCGTGAACAGCCTCGCGGGAACGGTGGTGGACGCGGACGGCCGCCTCCTGGTCTTCGCCTTCATGACCACAGGCACGACGGACCCCCAGTCGGCCCAGAGGGCCCTGGACCACATGGCCTCAACAGTGGCGAACTGCGGCTGCCGCTAA